In Bacteroidota bacterium, a single window of DNA contains:
- the rplU gene encoding 50S ribosomal protein L21 yields the protein MYALVDIQGHQVRVEPKARLLVPRLKLEPGAEVSFDRVLLIADDSGQVRVGTPHVEGASVRARVLGEVRDRKVIVFKKRRREGYRVKRGHRQRYTEIEITSLEA from the coding sequence ATGTACGCGCTAGTAGACATTCAGGGTCATCAGGTCCGCGTAGAGCCCAAGGCCCGTTTGCTTGTGCCCCGGCTCAAGCTGGAGCCAGGCGCCGAGGTGAGCTTTGATCGCGTGCTTTTGATCGCCGACGACTCCGGGCAGGTCCGGGTGGGAACGCCCCATGTAGAGGGCGCCTCCGTTCGGGCCCGTGTGCTGGGCGAGGTCCGGGATCGCAAGGTGATCGTCTTCAAGAAGCGGCGCCGCGAAGGCTACCGCGTAAAGCGGGGGCATCGGCAGCGTTATACCGAGATCGAGATCACGAGCCTAGAGGCGTAG